In Kushneria marisflavi, the following are encoded in one genomic region:
- a CDS encoding metallophosphoesterase: MLVDAAPGNPALGIGEGFDLIGDVHGCGDLLENLLEKMGYQRRDGVYAHDSRRAIFLGDLIDRGPHVQKALEVVRSMVEAGTALVVMGNHEAHALKECLGQGGRGFTMPRVGGRSERVMSETLRQFERAPGLWASYLEWFLEMPLCLEFEHFRVAHACWDETLLRPFLNDHPDGRIDRHFLAAASIQGSPEHRVLDRTTRGTQLRLPNGQVIRSMDGARRSVFRTHFWARSPQSYGDVVFQPDPLPPEFEDHPLRDDERRRLVHYGASQRPLFVGHYWCEGIPSLPTANIACLDYSAVRGGRLVAYRFDGESALDAGRFCWVSA; this comes from the coding sequence TTGTTGGTTGATGCAGCGCCGGGTAATCCCGCTCTGGGCATCGGTGAAGGGTTTGACCTGATCGGCGATGTTCATGGCTGTGGAGACCTGCTTGAAAATCTGCTGGAGAAGATGGGGTATCAACGCCGGGATGGCGTGTATGCGCACGACTCCCGGCGCGCCATTTTCCTGGGGGATCTGATCGATCGCGGCCCTCATGTTCAAAAGGCGCTCGAGGTTGTGCGTTCCATGGTGGAGGCGGGCACGGCACTGGTGGTCATGGGCAATCATGAAGCTCATGCCCTGAAAGAGTGTCTGGGACAGGGAGGGCGTGGTTTTACCATGCCGCGCGTTGGCGGGCGCAGTGAGCGGGTCATGTCCGAGACTCTGAGGCAGTTCGAACGAGCGCCGGGGCTTTGGGCATCGTATCTCGAATGGTTTCTCGAGATGCCGTTGTGCCTTGAGTTCGAACATTTTCGAGTGGCGCATGCCTGCTGGGATGAAACGCTGCTGCGCCCCTTTCTGAACGATCATCCGGATGGTCGAATCGATCGACATTTTCTGGCCGCGGCCAGCATTCAGGGCAGTCCCGAGCACCGAGTACTTGATCGCACGACACGCGGTACGCAGCTGCGGCTGCCCAATGGTCAGGTCATTCGTTCGATGGACGGTGCCAGACGAAGCGTTTTTCGCACTCATTTCTGGGCGCGTTCACCGCAGTCCTATGGGGACGTGGTCTTTCAGCCCGACCCGCTACCGCCCGAGTTTGAGGACCATCCGCTTCGCGACGACGAGCGGCGTCGGCTGGTACATTATGGGGCATCACAACGCCCGCTTTTTGTCGGTCACTACTGGTGTGAGGGTATCCCGAGCCTGCCGACGGCCAATATTGCCTGTCTGGATTACTCTGCCGTGAGAGGCGGCCGGCTGGTGGCCTATCGATTTGATGGTGAGTCAGCACTCGATGCCGGGCGTTTTTGCTGGGTCAGCGCCTGA
- a CDS encoding EamA family transporter — protein sequence MGYLLGVTLLWSFSFSLIGVYLAGQVDSYFAVLTRISLACLVFLPWLRPRLLDRRRTLGLMGVGAVQLGLMYVCYYQSFVLLSVPEILLFTIFTPIYIALLDNLICRRLDMFQLAMAGLAVLGAALIRYQAPGDAFWTGFFMVQGTNLCFAIGQVGYRHLMRGVEGTLPAINVFGWFYIGALLVALPAWALLGSSEHLPTTPVQWGVLAWLGMVASGAGYFFWNQGARRVDAATLAVMNNLLIPAGLLVNLLIWNRDADLSRIAQGGAVMLLALLGSEWWRRRATRAPVASAEFS from the coding sequence ATGGGCTATCTACTCGGGGTCACACTGTTGTGGTCCTTCTCGTTCAGTCTGATCGGCGTGTATCTGGCCGGTCAGGTGGACAGCTATTTTGCCGTATTAACGCGTATCTCGCTTGCCTGTCTGGTATTTTTGCCCTGGCTTCGCCCGCGCCTGCTGGATCGGCGCCGAACGTTGGGGCTGATGGGCGTGGGCGCCGTGCAGCTGGGACTGATGTATGTGTGTTATTACCAGTCCTTTGTGCTGCTCAGCGTGCCGGAAATCCTGCTGTTTACCATCTTCACGCCGATCTATATCGCACTGCTGGACAACCTGATCTGTCGCCGGCTCGACATGTTCCAGCTGGCAATGGCCGGGCTTGCTGTACTGGGGGCGGCATTGATTCGTTACCAGGCGCCCGGTGACGCGTTCTGGACCGGTTTTTTCATGGTGCAGGGGACCAACCTGTGTTTTGCCATCGGTCAGGTCGGTTACCGGCATCTTATGCGTGGCGTCGAAGGGACTTTGCCCGCCATTAATGTCTTCGGCTGGTTCTACATCGGGGCGCTGCTGGTAGCGCTGCCGGCGTGGGCGTTGCTGGGCAGCAGCGAGCACCTGCCCACCACGCCGGTGCAGTGGGGTGTACTCGCCTGGCTGGGCATGGTGGCTTCCGGTGCGGGCTATTTCTTCTGGAATCAGGGCGCTCGACGTGTCGATGCCGCAACGCTTGCGGTCATGAACAATCTGCTGATTCCCGCAGGACTTCTGGTCAATCTGTTGATCTGGAATCGTGATGCGGATCTGTCGCGAATCGCTCAGGGAGGGGCTGTCATGCTGCTGGCACTGCTTGGCAGCGAATGGTGGCGTCGCCGTGCCACGCGTGCGCCTGTCGCCTCGGCTGAATTTTCATGA
- a CDS encoding NAD(+) kinase, which yields MTQFNRVGLVGRPDSDKVVETLERLMVFLESRGLEVHLETETARACSIRKSGSISLEEIGRQCDLAIVVGGDGSLLGAGRMLCRFNTPILGVNRGRLGFLTDINPDEVEHRIDEVLNGQFEVERRFLLDTEVRRDDAVIGSACSLNDVVLHPAAAVRMIEFELYIDRQFVYRQRSDGLIVATPTGSTAYALSGGGPILHPRLEAIVLVPMFPHTLSSRPIVVDAASDILLEVVDSHDAELQVSCDGQMKVVVQPGDLISIRRKPEYLKLLHPPGYSYFEACRSKLGWSSGLVG from the coding sequence ATGACACAGTTCAACCGGGTAGGGTTGGTGGGGCGGCCTGACAGTGACAAGGTCGTTGAAACACTCGAGCGTCTCATGGTGTTTCTGGAATCGCGCGGGCTCGAGGTGCATCTTGAAACGGAGACCGCCAGAGCCTGCTCGATCCGAAAGAGTGGCAGCATTTCGCTTGAAGAGATCGGCCGTCAGTGTGATCTGGCCATCGTGGTCGGCGGTGACGGCAGCCTGCTCGGGGCCGGGCGCATGCTGTGTCGTTTCAATACGCCCATCCTGGGGGTCAATCGCGGTCGATTGGGATTTTTGACCGACATCAATCCCGATGAGGTCGAACATCGCATCGATGAGGTGCTCAACGGGCAGTTTGAGGTGGAACGGCGCTTCCTGCTGGATACCGAAGTCAGGCGTGATGACGCCGTCATCGGGTCGGCCTGCAGCCTCAACGATGTGGTGCTTCATCCAGCCGCTGCGGTGCGCATGATCGAATTCGAGCTCTACATCGATCGTCAGTTTGTCTATCGCCAGCGCTCCGATGGGCTGATTGTTGCGACGCCGACCGGTTCCACAGCCTATGCGCTTTCCGGTGGCGGGCCCATTCTGCATCCCCGGCTCGAGGCCATCGTGCTGGTGCCCATGTTTCCCCATACCCTGTCGAGTCGACCGATCGTGGTCGACGCTGCCAGCGATATTCTGCTCGAGGTTGTGGACAGTCACGATGCCGAGCTGCAGGTCAGCTGTGACGGACAGATGAAGGTGGTGGTGCAGCCCGGTGACCTGATCTCCATCAGGAGAAAGCCTGAATATCTGAAGCTGCTGCATCCGCCGGGATACAGCTATTTCGAGGCCTGTCGCAGCAAACTGGGCTGGAGCAGTGGCCTTGTTGGTTGA
- a CDS encoding DUF6314 family protein: MVSGEPPILRFHEKGHFTHANGRRMAFSNVYRFEVVEDRVELYHERRGQEDAVFLFPLVVVEENRLMSLAPHLCVRDLYSGELIMTDHGFDLTWTVEGPRKQERIHYCYR; the protein is encoded by the coding sequence ATGGTCAGTGGAGAGCCCCCGATCCTTCGCTTTCATGAGAAGGGGCATTTTACGCATGCCAACGGCCGCCGAATGGCCTTTAGCAACGTCTATCGCTTTGAAGTCGTAGAGGATCGCGTCGAGCTTTATCACGAACGCCGCGGGCAGGAGGATGCGGTCTTTCTGTTTCCACTGGTGGTGGTCGAGGAGAATCGATTGATGAGCCTTGCGCCCCATCTATGCGTTCGAGACCTCTACAGTGGCGAACTGATCATGACAGACCACGGGTTCGACCTGACCTGGACGGTCGAAGGGCCGCGCAAACAGGAGCGCATTCACTACTGCTATCGGTAG
- a CDS encoding rhomboid family intramembrane serine protease, translated as MPQALRFPLDADIEGLRHALWKHRIGHHYSRDQNGQVLWLIEDVQLEKARELIDKWHKGEAMTLDGQDAPVARAGSIMGALRLAPVTTVVIVMCLAVFAWQSIDNIQALTALAIAPIAIEGKQLYASTLGYALSQAEVWRLFSPAFLHFSLMHLIFNLLWLWYFGRQVEALQGRWRLLALLISGMLVSNLAQYATGTVLFGGMSGVVYALVGFVWLYSRLVPDSGFQFPPMLMVFMVGWLVLCMTPAANWLGFGNVANEAHLGGLLLGLAAGLLGSRFHPRRAVPVPKDRHKDIDG; from the coding sequence ATGCCTCAGGCGCTGCGTTTTCCTCTTGATGCCGATATCGAAGGGCTGCGTCACGCACTCTGGAAACATCGCATTGGACACCATTACTCGCGCGATCAAAACGGACAGGTGCTCTGGCTGATCGAGGATGTTCAGCTCGAGAAAGCCCGTGAGCTGATCGACAAGTGGCACAAGGGCGAGGCCATGACCCTGGATGGCCAGGATGCGCCGGTCGCGCGTGCCGGTTCGATCATGGGGGCGCTTCGTCTGGCACCGGTGACGACAGTGGTCATTGTCATGTGTCTGGCGGTGTTTGCCTGGCAGAGCATCGACAATATTCAGGCGCTCACCGCGCTGGCCATTGCGCCCATCGCCATCGAGGGCAAGCAGCTCTATGCCTCCACGCTTGGGTATGCCCTGTCACAGGCAGAAGTCTGGCGATTGTTCTCGCCGGCCTTTTTGCACTTCAGTCTGATGCATCTGATCTTCAATCTGCTCTGGCTCTGGTATTTTGGCCGTCAGGTGGAGGCCCTGCAGGGGCGCTGGCGCCTGCTGGCCCTTTTGATTTCGGGCATGCTGGTGTCCAATCTGGCCCAGTACGCCACCGGCACGGTCCTTTTTGGCGGCATGTCAGGGGTGGTCTATGCCCTGGTCGGCTTCGTCTGGCTCTATTCACGACTGGTGCCCGACAGCGGCTTTCAGTTTCCGCCAATGCTGATGGTGTTCATGGTGGGTTGGCTGGTGCTTTGCATGACGCCGGCGGCCAACTGGCTCGGTTTTGGCAATGTCGCCAATGAGGCCCATCTTGGCGGGCTGTTACTGGGGCTGGCGGCCGGGCTGCTGGGATCACGCTTTCATCCGCGCCGTGCGGTGCCCGTGCCCAAAGACAGACACAAGGATATTGACGGATAA
- a CDS encoding YeaC family protein — MSDMNFERMIEQLTPQMYEGLKRGVELGKWPDGHALSAEQRELCLEAILRFEAKHDVAPEQRTGHIDHHGCGSDKHGEAKGDTIKWVN; from the coding sequence ATGAGCGACATGAATTTTGAGCGCATGATCGAACAGCTGACGCCGCAGATGTATGAAGGACTCAAGCGCGGCGTGGAACTTGGCAAATGGCCCGATGGCCATGCTCTGAGCGCCGAGCAGCGCGAGCTATGCCTTGAGGCCATTTTGCGATTTGAAGCAAAGCATGATGTCGCACCCGAGCAGCGTACAGGGCATATCGATCATCATGGCTGCGGTAGCGACAAGCACGGCGAGGCCAAGGGCGACACCATTAAATGGGTCAACTAG